The genomic stretch TAACTGGAGTGTGAAGGCTATCCGAAGAAAGACCACTGGAACTGGTAGGATGAGGTATCTGCGCCATGTTCCTCGCAGGTTCAAGAGTGGCTTTAGAGAAggtattaaataatattttttattcaaatccatTTTATTCGACTTTAGttaactttttttcattttgggtTTTGAACAGGTACTCAAGCAGCTCCAAGGAATAAGGGAGCAGCAGCCTCTACTTAAGCAAgttgaagggtaattttgggcACAATTTGGTACCTTAAATAGATTTAGTTGTTGTCATTCATGTATCGGGGCAACTCTTTTGAGAACATTATTTGAAGGATGTTATTTACTTTTCCATTTTCAGTTTTCAGTTGtgtttcttaatttatattttaccaTGTTGCTTCAATGAATTTATGAAAGAATATGAATGAGATAATTGTTGTTTGACCCTTTAATCATTtcatgttttgattgatttcgTCACAAATTTGAGAAattcccatatttttttattctctaatGGGCATTAACGCCAATTGTTTTAAACAGAGGACTGCACAACACACATTACAACTTAGTTGTAAACTTATAATATGCTCCAACCAGAACCTTACATGTTTTAATCACCATGACAATACAGTATCCTAAgcattttaatatttcactcaTTCGTGTTGGATCTGCAGAAAGTTCGTACCTGAATATAAAAATAGAGGTCCTTAGCACATATTTCATGTTCCTTACAACCAACGAGGCTTACAATGGCAGCTGGGGCTTTGTTTGCATTGAAATGTACTATTCATTTCCATATACTGGGCATAAGCAAAAACTATATGGTGCAAAAATGCAGAAGATAAGCAGctcaaggaagaaaatagtaCCCATCATCAACTAATATTCAAACTTAGCACGTCGATCCATTTCTTGTTTTTGCTCCAGTTAATCTAGTAGGAGAGACTACTGCAGGTTGGTGACCCTGGGAGAGCCTGGGGAGTCCTAAGCTATCCAGACATGTTAATATAACACTCCTAAGTAAATTTCACATCAACAAACTATATATAGACATCTTATATCACTAGGAAAGTCTTTAGCTATCAAGACATGATAAATAGTTTGCAGTTTTTAGCATGTTTAAAAGCTCAATTAGCAATTTGTCAATACTATTCATATCGAGATTCATGATGAATTGGGAGTAAGACTTCGGTAAGGACTATAGACCCAATCTATGTCTAGGTCACTGTTCATGCAAAAGCTAAAGACAAGAAGCCTCATGATATACGCAATCATCTTGAGTACATGAAGACCAACTTGAGATCCATCTGACATTTTGCTTCTATATAGGGATTTTGATACCTCATACCTCTCATGTCAAACATGCACCAAAACCAACTCTTTAAGATGTAATAGGATGGATCTAGCATCCATCACCTTATGTTGCTTTTTCATATTAGGTGTTATCGATGCTAACATCCAACAAATAACGTTAGTGGTATAGCTGAAATACTTTTGATTAACATCTCATTCTTCCAGTGTGACATTATGAGTAAGTTGAGTGGGCGGTGCgctcaatgatatataacttgtgtTCTTAATGCAACACAATCTGAAGATTTCAATGTTAGTTAATAATATTGTAACCATCCAAACTTCGAATATCTTGATTTTGAATTCGTGAAATGTGCTTTCTGGAGGACAAATGAAGAGAGAAACAAAGTTACGCAAGAGTTAggatacattttttttcttaatattttgttgaaacaaaaatatgagattGTTATCGATGAATCAAGTTCGACGATGGCAGAGGATCAAGAAACTCTCGTTGCTCTCTGTTTCGGTGATTGCTCTGATTGTGTTCGTCTCAAGCAGACTCAAAACCTTTAGTCCCGTCGGTAAGCTTCAGTAAACATTCTCGTGATTCAAATAGTTTCTCTCAGTGATGCGTATATGAATATTAGCATATTGTGTTTTTGTAAActacttttcttttaattgtccTAGCAACTGAATGAATCATATGAATTCTAGATGTTGTTTCCTTTCTGATTGAAGACCAATTCTGTCTGTTTGGTGTAGAAACTTTTGACAGAGAATATAAGACTTGAAGCAATTGAGCAGGTAATTTATGATTTGCTCTAGCTCTATTATTTTTCCGTTACATTTTAGTTTCATGTTTGTTTTGTCTAAACATGTGGACTGCGGTTTTTTGATACCTTTAGATAAATCTCACGTTAGTAAAACACAATAAAGATGTTGGGTCTATCTGTATTCTGTTTGTGTATTTCAAATTGGTCAGaggtgagagaatttgattagttttagattacaaaacccaaaaacaaaactatgataTACTATgtgtttagataatattttgacagTAAACTGGACTATTGGACCAGGAATATTACAGCGGTTTATGAAGTTAGAGAAGGCATCAAAGAGGTGTAA from Mangifera indica cultivar Alphonso chromosome 6, CATAS_Mindica_2.1, whole genome shotgun sequence encodes the following:
- the LOC123218285 gene encoding 60S ribosomal protein L37-3, which translates into the protein MGKGTGSFGKRRNKTHTLCVRCGRRSFHLQKSRCAACAFPAARKRKYNWSVKAIRRKTTGTGRMRYLRHVPRRFKSGFREGTQAAPRNKGAAAST